A stretch of the Streptomyces sp. NBC_01428 genome encodes the following:
- a CDS encoding TetR/AcrR family transcriptional regulator: MGGTMDGTKRQRRGDTRQRIQDVALELFSEHGYEKTSLREIAEHLDVTKAALYYHFKTKEEILISLFEDLTRPLDELIEWGKQQPHSLETKQEVLRRYSDALGGAAPLFRFMQENQATVRELSIGETFKHRMMSMLEIIKEPESPLTDQVRCISALFTMHAGMFVLKDVEGDPEDKRKAVLEVAIDLVTQAHGGTAA, from the coding sequence ATGGGCGGCACGATGGACGGCACCAAGCGGCAGCGCCGGGGCGACACCCGGCAGCGCATCCAGGACGTCGCCCTAGAACTGTTCTCCGAGCACGGGTACGAGAAGACCTCGCTGCGGGAGATCGCCGAGCACCTCGACGTCACGAAGGCGGCGCTCTACTACCACTTCAAGACCAAGGAAGAGATCCTCATCAGCCTCTTCGAGGACCTGACGAGGCCGCTCGACGAACTGATCGAGTGGGGCAAGCAGCAGCCGCACAGCCTGGAGACCAAGCAGGAGGTCCTGCGCCGCTACAGCGACGCGCTGGGGGGCGCGGCCCCGCTCTTCCGCTTCATGCAGGAGAACCAGGCGACGGTCCGCGAGCTGAGCATCGGCGAGACCTTCAAGCACCGGATGATGAGCATGCTGGAGATCATCAAGGAGCCGGAGTCCCCGCTGACCGACCAGGTCCGGTGCATCAGCGCGCTCTTCACGATGCACGCCGGGATGTTCGTCCTCAAGGACGTGGAGGGCGACCCCGAGGACAAGCGCAAGGCCGTCCTGGAAGTCGCGATCGATCTGGTGACGCAGGCCCACGGCGGCACGGCCGCGTAG
- a CDS encoding M23 family metallopeptidase yields MSKRVTSRKSLSSLVRNRAAVVAVGLSATVALGAGVASAAEAGLSSSGTVTAAHAVQTQAAVQAKAAAVKKAAAANKAAAAKKAAVSAKKTAAKTAASWIDPVKKYTLSATFNQAGGMWSHKHSGQDYAVPLGTDVMAAHGGTVVKAGGNGAGDGPAYGNAIVIKHGNGTYSQYAHLSRIDVKIGQVVKTGQHIAKSGNTGNSSGPHLHFEIRTTPNYGSAIDPVAFLHGKGVKV; encoded by the coding sequence ATGTCGAAGCGCGTCACGTCCCGCAAGTCCCTCTCGTCCCTGGTCCGCAATCGGGCGGCCGTCGTGGCCGTCGGCTTGAGCGCCACGGTCGCACTGGGTGCGGGGGTCGCGAGCGCCGCCGAAGCCGGGCTCAGCAGCAGCGGAACCGTCACCGCGGCCCACGCCGTGCAGACGCAGGCCGCCGTGCAGGCCAAGGCCGCCGCGGTGAAGAAGGCCGCAGCCGCCAACAAGGCCGCCGCGGCGAAGAAGGCCGCCGTGTCCGCCAAGAAGACCGCCGCCAAGACGGCCGCTTCCTGGATCGACCCGGTCAAGAAGTACACGCTGTCCGCCACCTTCAACCAGGCCGGCGGCATGTGGTCCCACAAGCACTCCGGCCAGGACTACGCGGTGCCGCTGGGCACCGACGTCATGGCCGCTCACGGCGGCACCGTCGTCAAGGCCGGCGGCAACGGCGCCGGTGACGGCCCGGCGTACGGCAACGCCATCGTCATCAAGCACGGCAACGGCACGTACTCGCAGTACGCCCACCTGTCGCGCATCGACGTGAAGATAGGCCAGGTCGTCAAGACCGGTCAGCACATCGCCAAGTCCGGCAACACCGGAAACTCGAGCGGTCCGCACCTTCACTTCGAGATCCGTACGACCCCGAACTACGGCTCGGCCATCGACCCCGTCGCCTTCCTGCACGGCAAGGGCGTCAAGGTCTGA
- a CDS encoding ATP-dependent Clp protease ATP-binding subunit codes for MFERFTDRARRVVVLAQEEARMLNHNYIGTEHILLGLIHEGEGVAAKALESLGISLEAVRQQVEEIIGQGQQAPSGHIPFTPRAKKVLELSLREALQLGHNYIGTEHILLGLIREGEGVAAQVLVKLGADLNRVRQQVIQLLSGYQGKETAGASGGPAEGTPSTSLVLDQFGRNLTQAARESKLDPVIGREKEIERVMQVLSRRTKNNPVLIGEPGVGKTAVVEGLAQAIVKGEVPETLKDKHLYTLDLGALVAGSRYRGDFEERLKKVLKEIRTRGDIILFIDELHTLVGAGAAEGAIDAASILKPMLARGELQTIGATTLDEYRKHLEKDAALERRFQPIQVAEPSLPHTIEILKGLRDRYEAHHRVSITDEALVQAATLADRYISDRFLPDKAIDLIDEAGSRMRIRRMTAPPDLREFDEKIAGVRRDKESAIDSQDFEKAASLRDKEKQLLAAKAKREKEWKAGDMDVVAEVDGELIAEVLATATGIPVFKLTEEESSRLLRMEDELHKRVIGQKDAIKALSQAIRRTRAGLKDPKRPGGSFIFAGPSGVGKTELSKTLAEFLFGDEDALISLDMSEFSEKHTVSRLFGSPPGYVGYEEGGQLTEKVRRKPFSVVLFDEVEKAHPDIFNSLLQILEDGRLTDSQGRVVDFKNTVIIMTTNLGTRDISKGFNLGFAAVGDVKSNYDRMKAKVNEELKQHFRPEFLNRVDDTVVFHQLTEEDIIQIVDLMVAKVDERLKDRDMGIELSPSAKSLLAKKGYDPVLGARPLRRTIQREIEDVLSEKILFGELRPGHIVVVDSEGEGDAKAFTFRGEEKSALPDVPPIEQAAGGAGPNLSKEA; via the coding sequence ATGTTCGAGAGGTTCACCGACCGCGCGCGGCGGGTTGTCGTCCTGGCTCAGGAAGAAGCCCGGATGCTCAACCACAACTACATCGGCACCGAGCACATCCTCCTGGGCCTGATCCACGAGGGTGAGGGTGTCGCCGCTAAGGCCCTGGAGAGCCTCGGGATTTCGCTCGAGGCGGTCCGCCAGCAGGTGGAGGAGATCATCGGGCAGGGCCAGCAGGCCCCCTCCGGTCACATCCCCTTCACCCCCCGTGCCAAGAAGGTCCTGGAGCTGTCGCTCCGCGAGGCCCTTCAGCTGGGCCACAACTACATCGGCACGGAGCACATCCTGCTCGGCCTGATCCGTGAGGGCGAGGGCGTCGCCGCCCAGGTCCTGGTCAAGCTGGGCGCAGACCTCAACCGGGTGCGGCAGCAGGTGATCCAGCTGCTCTCCGGCTACCAGGGCAAGGAGACCGCCGGCGCCAGTGGCGGTCCCGCCGAGGGCACCCCCTCCACGTCCCTGGTCCTCGACCAGTTCGGCCGGAACCTCACCCAGGCCGCTCGTGAGTCCAAGCTCGACCCGGTCATCGGGCGCGAGAAGGAGATCGAGCGGGTCATGCAGGTGCTGTCCCGCCGTACGAAGAACAACCCGGTCCTGATCGGTGAGCCCGGCGTCGGCAAGACCGCCGTCGTCGAGGGCCTCGCCCAGGCCATCGTCAAGGGCGAGGTGCCCGAGACCCTCAAGGACAAGCACCTCTACACCCTCGACCTCGGCGCGCTGGTCGCCGGCTCCCGCTACCGCGGTGACTTCGAGGAGCGCCTGAAGAAGGTGCTCAAGGAGATCCGCACCCGCGGCGACATCATCCTGTTCATCGACGAGCTGCACACGCTCGTGGGTGCGGGTGCCGCCGAGGGCGCCATCGACGCGGCTTCGATCCTGAAGCCGATGCTGGCCCGCGGTGAGCTGCAGACCATCGGTGCCACCACGCTGGACGAGTACCGCAAGCACCTCGAGAAGGACGCGGCCCTCGAGCGCCGCTTCCAGCCGATCCAGGTGGCGGAGCCTTCCCTCCCCCACACGATCGAGATCCTCAAGGGCCTGCGCGACCGGTACGAGGCACACCACCGCGTCTCCATCACCGACGAGGCCCTGGTGCAGGCGGCGACGCTCGCCGACCGGTACATCTCGGACCGCTTCCTGCCCGACAAGGCGATCGACCTGATCGACGAGGCGGGCTCCCGGATGCGCATCCGCCGGATGACCGCGCCGCCGGACCTCCGTGAGTTCGACGAGAAGATCGCGGGCGTGCGCCGCGACAAGGAGTCGGCCATCGACTCCCAGGACTTCGAGAAGGCGGCGTCTCTCCGCGACAAGGAGAAGCAGCTGCTGGCGGCGAAGGCCAAGCGCGAGAAGGAGTGGAAGGCCGGCGACATGGACGTCGTCGCCGAGGTCGACGGCGAGCTCATCGCCGAGGTCCTCGCCACGGCCACCGGCATCCCGGTCTTCAAGCTGACCGAGGAGGAGTCCTCGCGTCTGCTGCGCATGGAGGACGAGCTCCACAAGCGGGTCATCGGCCAGAAGGACGCCATCAAGGCGCTCTCCCAGGCGATCCGTCGTACGCGAGCGGGTCTGAAGGACCCGAAGCGTCCCGGTGGTTCCTTCATCTTCGCCGGCCCCTCGGGTGTCGGTAAGACGGAGCTGTCGAAGACCCTCGCGGAGTTCCTCTTCGGTGACGAGGACGCGCTGATCTCCCTCGACATGTCGGAGTTCAGCGAGAAGCACACGGTCTCGCGTCTCTTCGGTTCGCCCCCCGGTTACGTGGGCTACGAAGAGGGCGGCCAGCTGACCGAGAAGGTCCGCCGCAAGCCGTTCTCCGTCGTCCTCTTCGACGAGGTCGAGAAGGCCCACCCGGACATCTTCAACTCGCTGCTGCAGATCCTGGAGGACGGTCGCCTGACCGACTCCCAGGGCCGGGTCGTGGACTTCAAGAACACGGTCATCATCATGACGACCAACCTCGGCACGCGGGACATCTCCAAGGGCTTCAACCTCGGCTTCGCGGCCGTGGGCGACGTCAAGAGCAACTACGACCGGATGAAGGCCAAGGTCAACGAGGAGCTGAAGCAGCACTTCCGCCCCGAGTTCCTGAACCGTGTCGACGACACGGTGGTCTTCCACCAGCTGACCGAGGAAGACATCATCCAGATCGTCGACCTCATGGTCGCGAAGGTGGACGAGCGTCTGAAGGACCGGGACATGGGCATCGAGCTCAGCCCGAGTGCCAAGTCGCTCCTCGCGAAGAAGGGCTACGACCCCGTGCTGGGCGCCCGGCCGCTGCGCCGGACCATCCAGCGCGAGATCGAGGACGTCCTCTCCGAGAAGATCCTCTTCGGCGAGCTCCGTCCCGGCCACATCGTGGTCGTCGACTCGGAGGGCGAGGGCGACGCGAAGGCCTTCACCTTCCGCGGCGAGGAGAAGTCGGCACTGCCCGACGTCCCGCCGATCGAGCAGGCGGCCGGCGGCGCCGGTCCCAACCTGAGCAAGGAGGCGTAA
- a CDS encoding SCO3374 family protein — protein sequence MVPTVPLPRRPLDPGDPVDPVQQWYENELGWATVPGPPARLVTGVLFDVLEGPAEAGFAALRHLGPGSPVVLHGDRMGLLVAAGSAEELPGLLDWLEWGGLALDLTAVGEGGSVEAPPPPGPGTAPAGGETREGPRGAARWLRPPEPGCAVRPALPTLSALGGGAVGGGVGGAPDLVRVVQTMATQCHRVRLGRVSAQPLTSSYFSRIDAGTRPRSLTS from the coding sequence ATGGTTCCCACCGTTCCCCTTCCCCGTCGGCCGCTCGACCCGGGTGATCCGGTCGATCCGGTGCAGCAGTGGTACGAGAACGAACTGGGCTGGGCGACCGTGCCCGGTCCGCCGGCGCGGCTCGTGACGGGGGTGCTCTTCGACGTCCTGGAGGGACCGGCCGAGGCGGGGTTCGCGGCGCTGCGCCATCTCGGGCCCGGGTCCCCGGTGGTTCTGCACGGGGACCGGATGGGGCTGCTGGTGGCCGCGGGGAGCGCGGAGGAACTGCCGGGGCTGCTCGACTGGCTGGAGTGGGGCGGCCTGGCGCTGGACCTCACGGCGGTCGGCGAGGGCGGCAGTGTCGAGGCTCCCCCGCCGCCGGGTCCGGGTACCGCGCCGGCCGGAGGGGAGACGCGGGAGGGCCCGCGAGGGGCCGCCCGCTGGTTGCGGCCCCCCGAGCCCGGCTGTGCGGTGCGACCGGCACTGCCGACGCTGTCGGCACTGGGCGGCGGGGCCGTCGGCGGGGGCGTTGGGGGCGCCCCCGATCTCGTACGAGTCGTGCAGACGATGGCGACGCAATGTCACCGGGTGCGGCTGGGGCGCGTGAGCGCTCAGCCGTTGACCTCTTCGTACTTCTCGCGAATCGACGCGGGAACACGGCCGCGGTCATTGACCTCGTAG
- a CDS encoding histone-like nucleoid-structuring protein Lsr2, translated as MAQKVQVLLVDDLDGGEADETVTFALDGKTYEIDLTTANADKLRGLLEPYVKGGRRTGGRASGGRGKARATSGGSQDTAQIRAWAKENGYEVNDRGRVPASIREKYEEVNG; from the coding sequence GTGGCACAGAAGGTTCAGGTACTTCTTGTCGACGACCTCGACGGTGGCGAGGCGGACGAGACCGTGACGTTCGCGCTGGACGGCAAGACGTACGAAATCGATCTCACGACCGCCAATGCGGACAAGCTCCGTGGCCTTCTCGAGCCCTACGTGAAGGGTGGCCGTCGTACCGGAGGCCGTGCTTCGGGCGGACGCGGAAAGGCGCGCGCCACTTCCGGCGGCAGCCAGGACACCGCGCAGATCCGCGCCTGGGCCAAGGAGAACGGCTACGAGGTCAATGACCGCGGCCGTGTTCCCGCGTCGATTCGCGAGAAGTACGAAGAGGTCAACGGCTGA